From the genome of Numenius arquata chromosome 9, bNumArq3.hap1.1, whole genome shotgun sequence:
GTGACGGCAAAACCACAGCCAAGGTTTTTCAGAGATGCGGTGACTCCTGAACCCGCCCCTCTGGGTGAAGTTTGCTGCTGAAACCATGCCTGGACCCAAACGGCATGGGTGGCCCCTGCCACCGCAAACAAAACATCTTTCTAAACACAATGAATGCCTTTGCAGGTCctgaaactgaaattttgctGATCGCTCCAATTAGAAACAGGAAAGGTTTTTGCCCAttgaaccttttccctcagtCCCAGACAGGAAAGACTAGAACCTGAGGCTGTTTTACACAAAGGCCtatgttttttggtttgtctctTTTCCAGCTACCCCAAGGATAACAGTGACTGAGGCCACCTGTACTGGATGCTTCCATCCCATATCGAGTGACAATTTGCAAGTGTCAGAAATCCTGAAACAAGTCATCCAGAAGTTTAACAAGCACAGTGCTGAGACTGCCCTTTTTAAGCTTGTGGAAATAAAAGAAGCCCAAATACAGGTTTGTGTATggtttttctctgatttttaccACACCCCCCCCTCAAACTAGGTACCTTGGTTGTTTGTTGTACACATTTCTGATTTTAAGGTGGCCTATGCATATAGAGTGTAGAACCTGTAAATAATTCTCTTCATTTGTAAGGACTCATCAGCAGTTACCTACTGGATTTTCAGAGCTGCCAACTTTACAAACCAAtagcaaacattttttctttatctgcGGTCGCATCTAACCAGCGTTTAGCCCCTGTTTATTGGCGTTCAGTGCTGACACAGGCATGGTGTGCCACCTCGAGGGGCTCGGCTGTGCCACCAGGCTCTccccggagctccagcagagcagatcccTGCCAGGCTCTGTGCCAGCCTGCCCAGACGCCTCCTGCTCCGCAGCAGCAGGCAGCTATGGGGCTGCAGTGCTATAGGACACATacggcagctgctgctgtgtgctgtAGGAGGGGTAAATCCCAGGAAAAATGGGTgagaaaacccaaaaagccagcaTGTCACTTGCTGAAGGGTTTCTGCACACAGGAATATCTGCTTTGTGAGAAACGACTGCTCGGGTCACAGAAATTGTGTCAGCTGGCATTCCATGCGGCAATTATTGCCCTGGGAAAGGCTCTCCTATGGACTGGCACAATGTTGCTGGGAAGCAGAGTTTCTCCTTTAGTTGTTAGCTAATACATAACCTGACACCAAACACGGGCCCTTTTCTTTGAATGCGTATGTATTTACTCTGCCAAAAAGCCTCTTCTGGTCTCTTGTCGATTGGACTCACGATTGAATGCAGACTGTCCTCTTTATTTACTGATGGCAAGGACCCTCTCAGCCAGCAGACACAACACTTAAGGCACATGACAAAATGTCACAGACAGACTGCAATCCAGCGCTGGAAAGAGAGCCATCCTGTCACTTCTGGCCAACAGAGAAGTGGAGGTCAGAGCCCTCCGCTTTAACCAAGCTGGGATGGGAAGTTCCTGCATTTGGTTcttatttcccctttttaatcCAACACTACCTGACCCAACACTGGCACAGAAAGATTTCACGGGTGAGAAGCTGTAGCCACAGTGGGGAAAACCGAACTGCTTCCtggagagaaaatgcaaaaaagggTCACAGATCGGAGCAGCCAGAGGGCAGGGGAAGGTAGAGCCAGGGCAGACGGAGTTACCGGGGGATGATAAATGCAGGACAGGCAATAACAAACGATGCCAGCATACACAGGTACATTACTCAGAGACTGGTTTACTATGCCCCACGCTCAGGGAGACAGGACGTGCCAAGCTGTGTCAGCACAGCCATCTAtctccaccagctcctgccacGGGGAATAACACCTAACCCATACCTGCGAGGAGAGGGCAAGAAACCAGCATTatggggctgcagccctgccaggagaCACGGGATCCAAATGCAAAGGGCACTTCTAATATATGCATGACTTAATTTACTTCTTGTATCACAAGATTTTTTATTTGCTGTCCATGAATACCCTATGGCTCAATGACTGCAAAGTAATTTGATGGATGGGAAGCACTAGAAGAgtagttttgctttctttgctaaTCACGTTTAATAGTTTAATTTCCGAGTTTGTATTGCTTTACATAATGTAACTCCTAAATATCTGTTCCAGGTGGTAGCTGGATGGAATTACAAAATCAAATATGAAATTGAGGAGACTAATTGCTCCAAAGACCAATTTCAAGATTTAACTCCAGAGTGCAAACCCACTTCCAGAGGTGTAAGTAATCTTCAAAATCTGTTTATCAAAAAAATATCATATTTACAAATAATCATTGAGATCTGactcaagaaaatatttgtagtcTTGCTTCACTTTGTGAATGAAGTTTAAATCCAGGCTTATAGAAAACTGTCTGTTTATGCAATTGGAACATCCTCGTCCTCTCCTGATCAGTGACTAAGCCGGTCACTGAAACGTTTACAGATTATTCTACAGAATCTAAACAGTCCCACCCAGATAATAAATCCCTTGAGAAGTTCCTATCCAGATATTCAGGGAGTTACTCAGATACAACCCAAAAAGTGGTAAGTAAAATTAGCACTATTTTTACTTAAGCTTAAAGacatattttggaagaaaagtagCTGAATTAGGACTTAACCTCTCCCATGGGAGTGGTTTCATACCTTTATTCAGCTCTGCACTATTCATTTTGAAATGGGAAGACCAGAATTGCAccctggaaggaaggaagcaagcaaggAATTATTAGTAGTAAGCTTGACTGATTCCGTTAGCAGGAAGGTATTTAGGATGTGAGCTTGttcattatttctaaataataagAAGTTGTTTTGCATTTTGTACTCCAGCGTGTAGGTAAATGTGATGCCAAAGCATACGAAAATCCTTACAGGCAGATTGTAGATACTGCACACCAGTGCAAGCTCCCAGGTATGTCACAGGCGCTAAAAAAAGGTGCTGCAATTTTCAATGTTCTTTTACAAttgtaaaaaaagacaaaataaaaatgcaagagaTGAAAACACACAATACCAAGAGAATATAATTCTTCTGAGACCAAAAAAGCACTGCCCGGTAATGAAATATTGCCACAGACTTTATTACTTCCCATAAGTATTTCATATGCAGCTGGAAGTTCCATGTTATCATTTGTATCCTGTTTCTATGACATGGAGCTGGTACCGAGTCTCACTTGGAGAGTAACACATACAAACTCAAAGAGTATAACAAAAATTTATATCTTTTCCACCACAATGACAAGCGAGTTAATATCCCATTGTTTAAATAAGTAACTTCTAACTTTCCAAAGAGCTCCAGTGTATTCTTTTCAAGGGCAAAGGAACTGAGGACTTCAAGCTCTTGTCCAAAATTGGCAATTCACTATTGACACTCTCATTGTTCAGTTCGTATTGCATGGCTATACTTACATTTGCTAGGGGATTTGTTAGAGGATGGGGTTTGTTCCCCAGTAAATAAATTACTTAGAATTTAATAGTTCATTACAGTCAAACTCCCAAATCATTTTCTTGCTGTTACATTTTCCTCCAGCCATCTATTTGGACACAGATTATCCCAGCTCCAGAGCGGGGAGTACAGCACTACTCCATGTAGGAAGTGCCACATTCTCACCCATCCAGGcttgttttttcttcaagaaatgaTAATGATAttcttcaccaccctcattcaTTGCCAATAACACGTGCCTCTGGTTTCACCTGACTCAGGTCCTTCCATCCATGCAGGCGTTCCCTCTCTTTATTTGCCAGTACCCGCAATCGGTACACACAGTTCTCGTTTCTGGGAGAAAACTATGGTGAAGGGTCCAATGCGATGCTAGGTGCGATGGAGGGCTTTTACACAACCAAGATATCATAACACTGATCGTACTAAACTCAAAGCGTTCCAGAAGGCAGGGCTTTATAACTGATTGTTTTCCCCAGTCTCTATCTACGTTGAATCTTTTCCTACTTAGATCTGAAAACTGTTGCTTTCTTCCAGTTGAAGAGACGGTAATTCCTGCCACTCACACTGGTTGTCCAAAGAGCATCCCAAAAGACAGTCCAGAACTGAAGGACCTGCTGAAAGCTTCTATGGAGAAGTATAATTCGGAGAGCAACGATGACTTCTACTATAAAGGTGGAGAAATAAAAACGGCGACAGTTCAGGTTGGGCTATACCACAGAGAGGAGGCAGTGTTACTGCTCTCAGTTGAATGTTAGCTAAAGTTTGCATTTAGagttgaaataatgtttttctctaaGTGCTGATACATGTGGTAACTGAAATATCCAGGcaatttttcttgcaaaatgttATCCATCTTGGCTTGCATccagaagtgatttaaaaatcTCCCATCTCTtgagttttgtatttttcttaaaacaacagCTCACGTTATCTTACCAGTAGTAtctgtgttttctcttcctttaaatctcttttcttctttcaaacgtttttcttctttctcccttttcataTTATGATTGATATTAGcatacacacatttttaaaatagacaGAATTTCATGTTTTGCCTGCTGTCTCTGAAGCAAGATATATTATCTTAAACTCTGTAAAAACTACTAAGAGACCTCGTACCAGGCACGTTCTTGAACCCAGGCGGTTTCTCCCTTTAATGCATTTGGCAAATATGTTCATTTTCAACtgagtcagttcatcacacactTCATTTTACTCACATTCCGTTTTTCTTACCTCATATTTGGCTCTCTACAGCGGTGTCTCTAATGATTTCATTTGTTATTAATGAAATTACTACAAGTATCCaataaaacaaagccaaaactgTGGGCCTGATATTATTCTGACCTCTTTCCTTCAGTTCCAATGCTGGAATTTTTGAGAATGGAGTAAATAAGTTGATTAGAAGCAGATAGGTTTGCTGCCAAGTATTTCAATATTGTTCTTCACATACGTTGTCCCGATGGGTAGGACTTGTAGCACATAAGTAGTATAAGCTTTTAGAAAACCTTCTTTTCTGTGAACCCTTTTCAATAAAATGCCTTTACCACAGAAAACCTTCTTGCTGACTTTTCAGGTGGTTGCGGGACAAAACTACCATTTAACATTCACAGTCCAGAAGACAAACTGCTCAAAGAAAGAGTTTGAAAAATTTACTGAAGACTGTGAAGCCACATCAGACAGTGTAAGTAACGATGATGTTGCCAACTGGAATGTTCCTAATGGACAAGTTCATTTGCACCCAAAATTGTGAACACTTCAGTAAAATCACATCCTGAGTTCTGTTACTTGTGCAGCAGGcactgaataggaaaaaaaagtctctttctaTCTCAATTTCCCAAGTTTTAGTAGGAGAAATATCATCAACAAACAATACTTGTTAGAACTATCATGAAGATTAAATAGTTTGTGCTCCAAAAGTGCTGGAGATGAAAAATCCAATTTTTCAAGATCCAATCTCCAATCCAAAGTCGAATTAGAGTGTTCACATGGCACTCTATAACCTCAAACACCTAAGCAGTGATGTGTCCCAATACAGAAGCCTCTATTTCTAAGATGGATTTCATAGATATTAGTGTAAAGTTTCAAGtatatttgtatttcagagtattatttaaaaaatcataattttttcaTGCACAACACTCCTCCTTTGTGTCTGATATTCTGTTGCCTTAATGTGTCAATTTTTGTTTTGTCAACAGGTACCACTGCCCTGTGAAGCACAAATTCACGTGATCCCATGGGACAATAAAATCCTTCCGCAGGTGAACTGCTCTAAAGGACGGTCAATGGTATGATTCCTCTTCATTACCCAGCTTCATAAGCAGAGCACGGAACCCGGGCAGTCATTAAATTCTTTATCCATTCCAAATTATCCCACATTTTGTACCAAAGCCAAAGGAACACATAGTTATTTTAACCACCTCAGCAATGCCACACTCCTCCCTCTCACCTCAGCAACCTTTCGCCACAAGGTGAGCCAGTGGACAGCAGTGATTACAGAAATACGAAGGCAACAGGCCAGAGAGACCATCCTGCCTGTTGGCTACTCCTCTGTGTTATCAGTTGAGCTCTGAAGTATTGACCCACATCGGCTTATTTGAATTACTATTCCTACTAGGTTTAAAAATTGAGACAAAAATATATTTGGCAATACAATAATTATACCCCACAGCATTCAAAAGCATCTGCGAATCTCTTCATGTTTAGCAGAGCAGCAGATCTCCTGCCATGAGCTGTCAACCTCTGCAGGAAGATCTTTCCGtttccctcctgcccagctccacTATTAACTAGCCCTGAACATGGGCAAGCCTGAACATTTCAGAATGCAATATAAAACTTTATCATCAGTACTCTTTTAGTTCTGATAATTTCAGGTATTTTAATAAATGCAGGGACTCCCAAGCTCCCCAATGAAGAAGAGAAGATACACTGAATAAAGTGAAATTGATTAACCTGCATTCATAATCCATAACTTCACTGGGCTCAGTACCTTCACAGCTACCTATTCATTCATTATGTATCAACTAATAAATGTCTCTCCTCTTTGTTTTCACtaaaatattgtatttatatCAACTTTCAAAGTTAGCCACAACCCAAACAACTCTGATTTGCAGGGAGACAGTGATCAGCCAGCAATGAAACCCACGTTGGAGAGTGGCAGTACACCAGGCATTCAGCCTTTGTCCTCTAGCTGAACAGGGATGGGGAAATGGAGATTACTCAATAATAGCGGAATGTTTTCGATTATCAGCTTGAACCTGTATGTGTTATTTCTAAGCAGTTTTATGAAATGCATATGTCAAATCTAGAAACAAAAAACTGAATAATTACATTTCATATAACAAAATGATGCAGATCTTTTGTATATTCCGGTATTGAGACTACTGAGACTACCCAGAGATGTGTTAGCCTTTAGCATAATGGGTTTTATACATCAGAGTGTTATACTCTAACAAGCGCAGAGACATTTAGTCAACTATACTGTTCATAAATTAAAAGCAGTACACAATTTCATTCCCATGTTAAACTGGCAGAATTTCAGTgatatataattttttcctttaacataTAACTGCTAAAATACTCTGGAGTTATTTGGGAGGATGTTTACGTTTCCATGCTTTTCACAGATAGAAAAGACTATTTAGTTTACTTCAAAAATCTGGTAATATTTTCGCTAAATGACTCATGTACTGCAATGAGCCAACTTCTGAATTTCCCAAACCTAAAGCTATTGTTCTCGTTCATGTAACACATATGATTATTATTGCAATGTTTTTTAGGAACTACTTATGAGAAGGCCTCCTGGATTCACACCTTTCCGAAGCGCTGCTGTACTGGATCAGCCAACTGGAATTTCATGCTCtgataaaaatgaagaagaaaaggaaagacctGGTGAAGAAACGAGAAAAGATGGTGGACAGGAACCAGAAGGTGAAGGTGAACCCAAGCATAAAGACAGGCATAAACATGGGCATAAACACAGGCATGGAAATAAAAAGGATCACGAGTCTGACAAAAGGCATAGGCATCAAATTGATTGTGGGCACGGAAGGGGCCATAGGTGTGGGCATCAAAAACACAGTAGGAATGGTAAACACAAACATCCAGACCTCAAATCTTCTGAGGAGTCTGATGAAAGGGGTTTTAATCAAAGCAAAACCCTCCCATCGTCCAGTGCTGAAACAGCATCAGAGCTAGTTAATCCAGGGGTTGCGAGAGAGGAAACCAGTTCGCCTGCAGAACCACTAATTCCTCCTGATACTTCTTTATTTAATGGGTTGCCAGATCGCGCAGGATCTCCTCTCCCCAGATGTCCTGGAAAACCATGGAAACAGATTATAGACCTTCCAGCTTCTTCTAACTTTCCCAGAGAATTCACAAATGAGGATCTCTTGCCTTCTGCAGTAGAAAATACCGATCCAGCAACAGAAAACTCAACACCTCCTCAAAGCGGAGAGAAAGACCTTGATCTCTCAGATGCTTTACTATAACTCAAACGTTGCAGCATCCTTTTCAGAAATTATacatagaaaaataagaaaaatactgccttttgaaatgaataaaatatgaGGAGGGAAAGGCTCCTATTCTGTTACTAAGTTACTCAAGCAGGTCAGCAGCACTTCTGCAGACCTAAGACCAAACAGCAATACTCTgtatttgcatatatttgcaAAGATGTAAATCAGGCAATGGCACCAGGGATTCAGAACCAGTCTAGTAAAGGGACCAGGCAAGTCAATAGCCTTCTGCTGCAGAAGTTAAAGTTGTATCTCATCTGCCTCAAGTTGCTATAAGCACAAAGTGAATCCCTGCATCAAATCCCCCTGTTTAGAACAACGGCACAAAGAATTTCACAGATCACATGAAGAATCCCAACCAAATATGGGCAAGAAAAACAGCAAGCCAATATAGAACAAGGGTACCTTTCTTAGATATCTGAAATACTATTTCTCTAATTTACTGGAgtgaatcttttaaaataaaggaaccTGTTTTACCTGacaatttctttaaataaattaatattactaGCAGGCTGTTCTGTTGAATGAGATAACAGGGAGAGCTGAGACAATCCTAAATAAAGCAGCTTTATTATTCCCTATGCACATTATGTTAACTACACAGTAGAGGCACTGCGATTGACAGATTTCCATGTAGCAGAGGTGCACAAATATTACAGATCAGATAACAAAATTGCAAACACTTGGGTTACATAAAATTTGTCTGCCTTCTTCCATTATTAGATTGTGTGCAGTTTAGAGACTGGActaaattttctgttctgaacaTTTACCAAAGGTTGAGTTTTGGTGGGGTACATTAGctaaaaatttaatatttctggtaaattaaaatatgttttccctcTGTATGGATCCAATAACTCATTCAGCTGAAAAAACACCCAGCGATAAATAAATACTTTCATGCCAGATGAGTTCACCAGTTTGAACCACTACTCGGTCCCATAAAAAGTTATTGAAAGCTAAGGCGCTACAAATAGTAACACTTCACCAATTTTGTTGCAAAAGACCACATTGTTTGAAAGCCCAGCGTAAGTCTCCTCCAACACAGCTCCAGAGACAGAAAGGGTATTCTCTGAAATCGTTCATCCCaactgctggggctgctgcggcACCAAGACTATATACTCAGCAGCTGGCATGTGTCCTTCTACCACCATCACCCCACCATCGGGTGAGGAAGAACTAGAGCGATGAAGGCTAAGTAGAGAACATGCAACAGAGGGAACCACAGGATCAAGAGGTCTTGGCATGAAAGGTCCGGGAGGATCTTGAAAGACAAGATAGCTGCGAGGAAAGGTCAGAAGACACAGAAGTGGAAAAGACAGAAGCAGGGTGGAATGTTATGGATGAGgtgaaaagagcaaaagaaaacagcaatttaGTGGCCAAAATGGAAACAGAGTGGATGGGATGGAGAAGTGACACAGTGGAGGTAGCACGGTCAAGGACCAAAAAGGGACAGGAACTGGAGAGCGGGGGacaagagcaaaaataaaaagcaaaagaccTGCCTGAGCAGGAGGGTCTCTGCAATCATGAGAGGACAGTCTCCTACACATCACAGGCCTGAACTTGTACTTCCTGaatgaattctatgattctaaccatCCCCTGCCACTGTGGGGACACTTCCCTCTCCACAGCCTGGCTCCTACGCACGTCAGCAGCCTCCTGTGTTCAGTGACTTCCTCAGCTCACATGGTAGATGACCACACTCACACTGTGGTCAAAAGAACTCAGCCCTGATGATAATAGGCAtatgatagatagatagatagatagatagatagatagatagatagataattATCTGTCATGGCTGGTGATACATAATCAGAAGCACTGTACTTactttc
Proteins encoded in this window:
- the KNG1 gene encoding kininogen-1, encoding MKPFIAVVLCCSFLSSRANPLPFEFSDCDDPDVFKAVDAALKKYNGERATGNQFALYMVTEAKRTVGPDAQFYVKYRIQETTCAIEENKLWQDCDYKVPAEAGTGECTARVHMNSADKTSNVSQDCKIFSATPRITVTEATCTGCFHPISSDNLQVSEILKQVIQKFNKHSAETALFKLVEIKEAQIQVVAGWNYKIKYEIEETNCSKDQFQDLTPECKPTSRGRVGKCDAKAYENPYRQIVDTAHQCKLPVEETVIPATHTGCPKSIPKDSPELKDLLKASMEKYNSESNDDFYYKGGEIKTATVQVVAGQNYHLTFTVQKTNCSKKEFEKFTEDCEATSDSVPLPCEAQIHVIPWDNKILPQVNCSKGRSMELLMRRPPGFTPFRSAAVLDQPTGISCSDKNEEEKERPGEETRKDGGQEPEGEGEPKHKDRHKHGHKHRHGNKKDHESDKRHRHQIDCGHGRGHRCGHQKHSRNGKHKHPDLKSSEESDERGFNQSKTLPSSSAETASELVNPGVAREETSSPAEPLIPPDTSLFNGLPDRAGSPLPRCPGKPWKQIIDLPASSNFPREFTNEDLLPSAVENTDPATENSTPPQSGEKDLDLSDALL